In one Tripterygium wilfordii isolate XIE 37 chromosome 22, ASM1340144v1, whole genome shotgun sequence genomic region, the following are encoded:
- the LOC119992141 gene encoding probable calcium-binding protein CML46, which yields MEKTSLNTELSSFSFLLLPHVLIYTTIIFWVIGINIFFTRLWLSLQSRLECDNSEIWEEKKIADFEEFCCSDKNRDDGSLCIEEVEMVMGRLELFCSKERGEDLEWSKERLLGLFESKEPSLEEVKEAFDVFDLNRDGFIDTEELQRVLCSLGCKEAVELENCRRMMKTYDHNGDGMIDFKEFLRFMEIGFC from the coding sequence ATGGAGAAAACTTCATTGAACACCGAGCTATCTTCTTTCTCATTCCTTCTACTACCCCATGTCTTGATTTACACAACTATTATTTTCTGGGTCATTGGaatcaacatatttttcacaaGATTGTGGCTAAGCCTTCAATCCCGACTTGAATGCGATAATTCAGAGATTTGGGAAGAGAAAAAGATTGCAGATTTTGAAGAATTCTGTTGCTCTGATAAAAACAGAGATGATGGCAGCCTTTGCATCGAAGAGGTGGAGATGGTGATGGGAAGACTGGAACTTTTTTGCAGCAAAGAAAGAGGGGAGGATTTGGAGTGGTCCAAAGAGCGATTATTGGGGCTATTCGAATCAAAGGAGCCAAGTTTGGAGGAAGtgaaggaagcttttgatgtgtttgattTAAACAGAGATGGGTTTATTGATACAGAGGAATTGCAGAGAGTTCTCTGCAGCTTAGGCTGCAAGGAAGCTGTAGAGCTGGAAAACTGCAGGAGAATGATGAAAACTTATGATCACAATGGGGATGGAATGATAGATTTTAAGGAATTTTTGAGATTTATGGAGATCGgcttttgttga